In Paraburkholderia caribensis, a single window of DNA contains:
- the trxB gene encoding thioredoxin-disulfide reductase translates to MPASPTKHAKVLILGSGPAGYTAAVYAARANLSPVLVTGLAQGGQLMTTTDVENWPADANGVQGPELMARFLEHAERFNTEIIFDHIHTAKLNEKPIRLIGDSGEYTCDSLIIATGASAQYLGLPSEELFMGRGVSACATCDGFFYKQQHVAVVGGGNTAVEEALYLAGIAKKVTVIHRRDKFRAEPILIDRLLEKEKEGVVEIKWNHTLDEVKGDDGGVNGLRIKDVKTGATTDIELQGLFVAIGHKPNTDIFEGQLEMKNGYIITNGGLTGNATGTSVPGVFAAGDVQDHVYRQAITSAGTGCMAALDAQRYLESIHESIGERAMSAEAER, encoded by the coding sequence ATGCCAGCTTCCCCGACCAAACACGCGAAGGTTCTGATTCTCGGTTCCGGCCCTGCCGGTTACACGGCGGCCGTCTATGCGGCGCGCGCCAACCTGTCGCCCGTGCTCGTCACGGGCCTCGCGCAAGGCGGCCAGCTGATGACCACGACGGACGTCGAAAACTGGCCCGCCGACGCCAACGGCGTGCAAGGTCCGGAACTGATGGCGCGCTTCCTCGAACACGCCGAGCGCTTCAACACCGAAATCATCTTCGACCACATCCACACGGCCAAGCTCAATGAGAAGCCGATCCGCCTGATCGGCGATTCGGGCGAGTACACGTGCGATTCGCTGATCATCGCGACGGGCGCGTCGGCGCAATATCTCGGCCTGCCGTCGGAAGAACTGTTCATGGGCCGCGGCGTGTCGGCATGCGCGACCTGCGACGGCTTCTTCTACAAGCAGCAGCACGTCGCCGTGGTCGGCGGCGGCAATACGGCGGTAGAAGAAGCGCTGTACCTCGCGGGCATCGCGAAGAAGGTCACGGTAATCCACCGCCGCGACAAGTTCCGCGCCGAGCCGATCCTGATCGACCGTCTGCTGGAGAAGGAAAAGGAAGGCGTCGTCGAGATCAAGTGGAACCACACGCTCGACGAAGTGAAGGGCGATGACGGCGGCGTCAACGGTCTGCGCATCAAGGATGTGAAGACGGGCGCGACCACGGATATCGAACTGCAAGGTCTGTTCGTCGCGATCGGCCACAAGCCGAATACGGATATCTTCGAAGGCCAGTTGGAGATGAAGAACGGCTACATCATCACGAACGGCGGCTTGACGGGCAATGCAACGGGCACGAGCGTGCCGGGCGTGTTCGCGGCAGGCGACGTGCAGGATCATGTGTACCGTCAGGCGATCACGAGCGCAGGCACGGGTTGTATGGCCGCGCTGGATGCGCAGCGTTATCTGGAAAGCATCCACGAGTCGATCGGCGAACGCGCGATGAGCGCTGAAGCCGAGCGTTGA
- a CDS encoding DNA translocase FtsK, whose translation MAKAPYSANAQALPHRMSRLFTEIRWILQVALGVFLVMALISYSRRDPSWTHAAQVDHISNWAGRVGAWTSDIFLLLFGLSAWWWIVLIARRISANYKRITRHEEPDEDAPRDHSWLADVFAFVLVLLACDGIEALRMWSLKVQLPRAPGGVVGEAVAKGVSHALGFTGGTLALLIALGIGLSLYFRFSWLSVCERVGDSIINGVTLAKLRREAGRDRKLGEAAAVKREGKVVQSRVKIEEHEPVVIVPPVTKPEKSERVEKERQVPLFDSLPGDSTLPAISLLDPAPASQETISADTLEFTSRLIEKKLKDFGVDVSVVAAYPGPVVTRYEIEPAIGVKGSQIVNLAKDLARSLSLTSIRVVETIPGKNFMALELPNQRRQTVRLSEILGSAVYADAGSPLTMGLGKDIGGKPVCADLAKMPHLLVAGTTGSGKSVGINAMILSLLYKASADQVRMILIDPKMLEMSVYEGIPHLLCPVVTDMRQAGHALNWTVAEMERRYKLMSKLGVRNLAGFNNKIDEATKREEKIPNPFSLTPDEPEPLSRLPHIVVVIDELADLMMVVGKKVEELIARIAQKARAAGIHLILATQRPSVDVITGLIKANVPTRMAFQVSSKIDSRTILDQQGAESLLGMGDMLYLPPGSGLPVRVHGAFVSDDEVHRVVEKLKEQGEPNYIEGLLEGGVSGEGDEGSADASGTGAGGGESDPLYDQAVEIVVKNRRASISLVQRHLRIGYNRAARLLEQMEQSGLVSAMSSNGNREILVPARETD comes from the coding sequence ATGGCAAAAGCTCCCTATTCCGCGAACGCGCAGGCATTGCCTCATCGCATGTCGCGCCTTTTCACCGAAATCCGCTGGATTCTTCAGGTGGCGCTCGGCGTTTTCCTCGTGATGGCGCTGATCAGCTACAGCCGCCGCGACCCAAGCTGGACACACGCAGCGCAGGTCGATCACATCTCGAACTGGGCCGGCCGCGTCGGCGCCTGGACCTCCGACATCTTCCTTCTGCTTTTCGGCCTGTCCGCCTGGTGGTGGATCGTGCTGATCGCGCGCCGCATTTCGGCGAATTACAAGCGCATCACGCGTCACGAAGAACCCGACGAAGACGCGCCGCGCGACCACAGCTGGCTCGCAGACGTGTTCGCGTTCGTACTGGTGCTGCTCGCCTGCGACGGCATCGAGGCGCTGCGCATGTGGTCGCTGAAAGTGCAGTTGCCGCGCGCGCCGGGCGGCGTGGTCGGCGAGGCGGTCGCGAAGGGTGTCTCGCATGCGCTCGGCTTCACGGGCGGCACGCTGGCGCTGCTGATCGCGCTGGGCATTGGCTTGTCGCTGTACTTCCGCTTCTCGTGGTTGTCGGTGTGCGAGCGGGTTGGCGATTCGATCATCAACGGTGTCACGCTGGCCAAGCTGCGCCGTGAAGCGGGCCGCGACCGCAAGCTCGGCGAAGCGGCTGCCGTGAAGCGCGAAGGCAAGGTCGTGCAGAGCCGCGTGAAGATCGAAGAACACGAGCCCGTCGTGATCGTGCCGCCCGTGACGAAACCGGAGAAGTCCGAGCGCGTCGAGAAAGAACGCCAGGTGCCGCTCTTCGACAGCTTGCCCGGCGATTCCACGCTGCCGGCCATTTCGCTGCTCGATCCCGCGCCCGCGTCGCAAGAAACCATTTCCGCCGATACGCTCGAATTCACCTCGCGCCTCATTGAGAAGAAGCTGAAGGATTTCGGCGTCGATGTGAGCGTGGTTGCGGCTTATCCCGGTCCTGTGGTCACGCGTTACGAAATCGAACCGGCTATCGGCGTGAAGGGCAGCCAGATCGTGAACCTCGCGAAGGACCTGGCGCGCTCGCTGTCGCTAACGTCGATTCGTGTGGTCGAAACGATTCCGGGCAAGAATTTCATGGCGCTCGAACTGCCGAACCAGCGTCGTCAGACCGTGCGGCTGTCTGAGATTCTCGGCTCGGCCGTCTACGCCGACGCCGGCTCGCCGCTGACGATGGGTCTCGGCAAGGACATCGGCGGCAAGCCGGTGTGCGCGGACCTCGCGAAGATGCCGCACTTGCTGGTTGCGGGTACGACGGGTTCGGGCAAATCGGTCGGTATCAACGCGATGATTCTCTCGCTCTTGTATAAGGCGAGCGCGGATCAGGTGCGAATGATCCTGATCGATCCGAAGATGCTCGAAATGAGCGTCTACGAGGGCATTCCGCATCTGCTGTGTCCTGTCGTCACGGACATGCGTCAGGCCGGTCACGCGCTGAACTGGACCGTCGCCGAAATGGAACGACGCTACAAGCTGATGAGCAAGCTCGGCGTGCGAAACCTCGCGGGCTTCAACAACAAGATCGACGAAGCCACGAAGCGCGAGGAGAAGATTCCGAATCCGTTCAGCCTGACACCGGACGAACCGGAACCGCTGTCGCGTCTGCCGCATATCGTCGTCGTGATCGACGAACTGGCTGACCTGATGATGGTGGTCGGCAAGAAGGTTGAAGAACTGATCGCACGTATCGCCCAGAAGGCGCGCGCGGCGGGCATCCACCTGATTCTCGCGACACAGCGTCCGTCCGTCGACGTCATCACCGGCCTCATCAAGGCCAACGTGCCCACACGGATGGCGTTCCAGGTGTCGTCGAAGATCGACTCGCGCACGATTCTCGATCAACAGGGCGCGGAATCGCTGCTCGGCATGGGCGACATGCTGTATCTGCCGCCGGGCTCGGGTCTGCCCGTTCGCGTGCATGGCGCGTTCGTGTCCGACGACGAAGTGCATCGCGTCGTCGAGAAACTCAAGGAACAGGGCGAGCCGAACTATATCGAAGGGCTGCTCGAAGGCGGCGTGTCGGGCGAAGGCGACGAAGGCTCGGCCGACGCGTCGG